A single window of Armatimonadota bacterium DNA harbors:
- a CDS encoding biotin--[acetyl-CoA-carboxylase] ligase: MADLTEAAVAARLRTRRFGRPVVVLDRVGSTNDRAREMADAGAPEGTAVIARVQTAGRGRRGRRWLSPPGGLWMSVVLRPGLPVAQWPLVGFAVALATADAAAATAGVRAALKWPNDVVVGDSKLAGVLVEAAGSAAVAGVGVNANLDVDALPAEVRQDATSLRSLTGSDVDLALLAADVLSRCEEYYDLLHQDPAAVVAAWRRRSATLGRRVRTGGAREVEGVAEDVDDTGALVIRTAAGRVRVVAGEVSLRPAPAAREERPWLRSPTYRE; this comes from the coding sequence ATGGCCGACCTGACCGAGGCCGCGGTGGCGGCGCGGCTGCGGACGCGCCGATTCGGCCGCCCGGTGGTGGTTCTGGATCGGGTGGGGTCCACCAACGACCGGGCCCGCGAGATGGCCGACGCCGGCGCGCCGGAGGGGACCGCGGTCATCGCCCGGGTGCAGACCGCGGGCCGCGGCCGGCGCGGCCGTCGGTGGCTCTCTCCGCCCGGAGGCCTGTGGATGTCCGTGGTGCTGCGCCCGGGCCTGCCGGTGGCGCAGTGGCCCCTGGTGGGGTTCGCGGTGGCCCTGGCGACGGCCGACGCCGCCGCCGCCACTGCCGGCGTGCGCGCAGCCCTGAAATGGCCCAACGACGTGGTGGTGGGTGACAGCAAGCTGGCCGGGGTGCTGGTGGAGGCGGCCGGCTCCGCGGCCGTCGCGGGCGTCGGGGTGAACGCCAACCTCGACGTGGACGCGTTGCCCGCCGAGGTGCGCCAGGATGCCACGTCCCTGCGGTCTCTTACGGGGAGCGATGTGGACCTGGCGTTGCTGGCGGCCGATGTGTTGTCCCGGTGCGAGGAATACTACGACCTGCTGCACCAGGATCCCGCTGCGGTGGTGGCCGCCTGGCGCCGCCGCAGCGCCACCCTGGGCCGGCGCGTGCGGACGGGCGGCGCCCGGGAGGTGGAGGGGGTGGCGGAGGACGTGGACGACACGGGCGCCCTGGTGATCCGCACGGCGGCCGGCCGCGTGCGGGTGGTCGCCGGAGAGGTGTCGCTGCGTCCCGCGCCCGCGGCCAGAGAGGAGCGGCCATGGCTCAGATCACCGACGTACCGGGAGTGA
- a CDS encoding P1 family peptidase produces the protein MAQITDVPGVSVGHATDLQAATGCTVVLCERGAVGGVDVRGSAPGTRETDLLRPMTLVERIHAVLLTGGSAFGLAAADGVMRFLEERGVGYDARVAKVPIVPAAVIFDLAVGSPLVRPDAAMGYAAALAASAGPVEEGSVGAGTGATVGKLGGSATAMKAGVGTWSLRLPGDVVVGALAVVNAFGDVLDDRTGQILAGARDPASGRFLDTARALVGGVRPAGLATNTTLAVVATNARLTKEQANKLAQLGHDGLARVISPVHTLYDGDTVFALSTGAADADPLALGAAAAAAVAEAVKRAVRLARGLAGIPGLADP, from the coding sequence ATGGCTCAGATCACCGACGTACCGGGAGTGAGCGTCGGTCACGCCACCGACCTGCAGGCGGCCACTGGGTGCACGGTGGTCCTGTGCGAGCGCGGCGCGGTGGGCGGCGTGGACGTGCGGGGGTCCGCGCCCGGGACCCGGGAGACGGATCTGCTGCGCCCCATGACGCTGGTGGAGCGGATCCACGCGGTCCTGCTGACCGGGGGCAGCGCCTTCGGCCTGGCCGCCGCCGACGGGGTGATGCGCTTCCTGGAGGAACGGGGGGTGGGCTACGACGCGCGGGTGGCCAAGGTGCCCATCGTCCCCGCGGCGGTGATCTTTGATCTGGCCGTGGGCAGCCCGCTGGTGCGGCCGGATGCGGCCATGGGATACGCTGCGGCCCTCGCGGCGTCGGCCGGGCCGGTGGAGGAGGGGAGCGTCGGCGCCGGGACCGGGGCGACCGTGGGCAAGCTGGGCGGGTCGGCGACGGCCATGAAGGCCGGCGTGGGCACGTGGTCGCTGCGCCTGCCCGGGGACGTGGTGGTGGGCGCCCTGGCGGTGGTCAACGCCTTCGGGGACGTTCTGGACGACCGGACGGGACAGATCCTGGCTGGCGCCCGGGATCCCGCCAGCGGTCGCTTCCTGGACACGGCCCGGGCGCTGGTGGGCGGCGTGCGGCCGGCGGGGCTGGCCACCAACACCACGCTGGCGGTGGTGGCCACCAACGCCCGGCTGACCAAGGAGCAGGCCAACAAGCTGGCCCAGCTGGGCCACGACGGGCTCGCCCGGGTCATCTCGCCCGTCCATACCCTGTATGACGGGGACACCGTTTTCGCCCTGTCCACCGGCGCCGCCGACGCGGACCCTCTGGCGCTGGGCGCCGCCGCCGCGGCCGCGGTGGCGGAGGCCGTCAAGCGCGCGGTGCGTCTGGCCCGGGGGCTGGCGGGGATTCCCGGGCTGGCCGACCCCTGA